A window of Prolixibacter sp. SD074 contains these coding sequences:
- a CDS encoding TonB-dependent receptor: MKHQNISLSIFLTAAIGLGSAATIFAQKQDTTINKQVEVVKAYRPSVSDAYKISPMPEIDDTTHFRPQFDYHIDSEPVTTGFKTVPVSAAAINLHESTENGYGYLKLGMGTYNTPYGEFFFNQPKGKNSMFGAHYRHLSSTGRVKLNSSGEKVDAPYSHNNLEIFGKYFFRKSVFSVNLNYDRNVVKFYGYPDSIPAYIKNNGYGYFNDKQRMQNWRFNVGLKSSQNSRSELQYKAGLHYSNFTTKTRQTENNAGMIAGFDNDFGNLHGLLESSLDYYSTDGIDNFDNPASFKRNSIWFKLNPSVLLRGDAWKIRAGLNTWSVSDDDRNAIFKVYPKLDIELKPVGNIMTLYIGADGFLQNNNYSAIAKENPWANPRHDIRNTDYKYIVFGGFKGKISPQISYKAGVKYSKAHNMHFFVTNAYPTVLNPTYPIATNEWLYRNDFDVEYDDAGILNLNAEVSYFSGSDYYLQIKANYYSYTLDSLNVASYKPNFDATVSSGVRFTQRLTGFIDMNITGNRKAIILYQYNPMSSARPSPYRETVSLDPIVNMNLGAEYELPYRLKLFSRLDNVFNQHYDRWLGYTSQGMRFMVGASWSF, translated from the coding sequence ATGAAACATCAAAATATTTCACTCAGCATATTTTTAACTGCGGCAATTGGGCTGGGAAGTGCAGCAACCATTTTTGCCCAGAAACAAGATACGACCATCAACAAGCAGGTGGAAGTGGTGAAAGCTTATCGCCCAAGTGTGTCGGATGCCTACAAAATCAGCCCGATGCCTGAAATTGACGATACGACCCATTTCAGGCCACAATTCGACTATCACATCGACAGCGAGCCTGTAACAACCGGCTTTAAAACCGTACCCGTTTCTGCTGCAGCCATCAATCTGCACGAGTCAACTGAAAACGGTTATGGATATCTGAAACTAGGAATGGGAACTTACAACACCCCTTACGGGGAATTCTTCTTCAACCAGCCCAAAGGCAAGAACTCCATGTTCGGAGCCCATTACCGCCATCTTTCTTCAACCGGAAGGGTGAAGTTGAATAGCAGTGGCGAAAAAGTCGATGCGCCTTACAGCCACAACAACCTGGAGATTTTCGGGAAATACTTTTTCAGGAAATCGGTATTTTCAGTTAACCTGAATTATGACCGGAACGTGGTGAAGTTTTACGGTTACCCGGATTCAATTCCTGCTTACATTAAGAATAACGGCTATGGTTATTTTAACGACAAGCAGCGAATGCAAAACTGGAGATTCAATGTTGGACTGAAAAGCAGCCAGAACTCCCGGAGTGAGTTGCAATACAAAGCCGGCTTGCATTATTCCAACTTCACCACGAAGACCCGTCAAACAGAAAATAACGCCGGAATGATTGCCGGGTTTGACAATGATTTCGGCAACCTGCATGGTTTGTTGGAATCGTCGCTCGATTATTATTCGACAGACGGCATTGACAATTTCGACAATCCGGCATCCTTCAAACGCAACAGTATCTGGTTCAAGCTGAATCCCTCCGTGTTGCTCAGAGGCGATGCATGGAAAATTCGTGCCGGACTGAATACCTGGTCGGTTTCAGATGACGACCGGAATGCCATTTTTAAAGTGTATCCCAAACTCGACATCGAATTGAAGCCGGTGGGAAATATCATGACGCTGTATATCGGAGCCGACGGATTTTTGCAGAATAACAACTATTCCGCGATAGCGAAAGAAAACCCATGGGCCAACCCACGGCACGATATCCGGAACACCGACTACAAATACATCGTCTTCGGTGGTTTCAAAGGAAAAATCAGTCCGCAAATCAGTTACAAAGCCGGCGTAAAATACAGCAAGGCACACAATATGCATTTCTTTGTCACAAATGCCTACCCGACCGTACTCAATCCAACGTATCCCATTGCCACCAACGAATGGCTGTACCGGAACGATTTCGATGTGGAATACGATGATGCCGGTATCCTCAATCTGAATGCCGAGGTTTCCTACTTCAGCGGAAGCGATTACTACCTGCAAATCAAAGCCAATTATTACAGTTATACGCTCGACAGCCTGAATGTTGCATCGTACAAGCCCAACTTCGACGCGACGGTTTCGTCAGGAGTAAGGTTTACCCAGCGGCTAACCGGCTTCATCGACATGAATATTACCGGAAACCGGAAGGCCATTATTCTGTATCAATACAATCCAATGAGTTCAGCAAGGCCCTCTCCTTACCGGGAAACCGTTTCCCTTGATCCGATTGTGAATATGAATCTCGGAGCAGAGTATGAATTACCCTATCGTTTGAAGCTTTTCAGCCGCCTCGACAATGTATTTAACCAACACTATGACAGATGGTTGGGATACACTTCGCAGGGAATGCGATTTATGGTCGGTGCAAGCTGGTCGTTTTAA
- the gyrB gene encoding DNA topoisomerase (ATP-hydrolyzing) subunit B, with product MSEFENNGLNNNSDYSADSIQVLEGLEAVRKRPAMYIGDVNVKGLHHLVYEVIDNSIDEALVGYCKNIEVIINEDNSISVKDDGRGIPTERHTKENKSALEVVMTVLHAGGKFNKDSYKVSGGLHGVGVSCVNALSSHLRAEIHRDGKIWEQEYQRGVPINETKIIGETDKSGTIITFRPDDTIFTSTIYKYDILSARLRELAFLNSGIRLVIFDKRERDENGEFKREEFYSEAGLSEFVDYLDGTRERLIDETIHITTEKNSVPVEIAMTYNSSFTENIHAYVNNINTIEGGTHLTGFRRGLTRTLKNYAEASGMLAKLKFDISGDDFREGLTAVVSVKVAEPQFEGQTKTKLGNSEVSASVDQAVSEMLSYYLEEHPKDAKTIVNKVVLAAQARHAARKARELVQRKTVLSGGGLPGKLADCSEKDPEQCEVFLVEGDSAGGTAKQGRDRRFQAILPLRGKILNVEKAMSHKVFESEEIRNIYTALGVTVGTEEDQKALNIEKLRYHKIVIMTDADVDGSHIATLIMTFFFRYMQDLIQAGYIYIATPPLYQVRKGKKETYCWTEQQRIVLIEEWGGGSESNLHIQRYKGLGEMNAEQLWDTTMNPEQRTLRQVTIENAAEADHIFSMLMGDDVPPRKKFIEDNATYANIDI from the coding sequence ATGAGTGAATTTGAAAATAACGGATTGAATAACAACTCCGATTATTCGGCCGACAGTATTCAGGTACTGGAAGGCCTTGAGGCTGTACGCAAGCGCCCCGCAATGTACATCGGTGATGTTAACGTCAAAGGATTGCACCATTTAGTGTACGAGGTAATTGACAACTCCATTGATGAGGCGCTGGTCGGCTACTGTAAAAACATCGAAGTTATCATTAACGAAGATAACTCCATTTCAGTAAAAGACGACGGACGTGGTATTCCGACTGAGCGCCACACCAAGGAAAATAAATCGGCATTGGAAGTGGTAATGACCGTTCTCCACGCCGGGGGTAAATTCAACAAAGACTCGTACAAAGTTTCCGGTGGATTGCATGGTGTTGGTGTATCGTGTGTAAACGCGCTCTCTTCGCACCTTCGTGCGGAAATTCACCGCGATGGAAAAATTTGGGAACAAGAGTACCAGCGGGGCGTCCCCATCAATGAAACGAAAATTATTGGTGAAACAGATAAAAGCGGTACCATTATTACCTTTCGCCCCGATGATACCATCTTCACTTCAACGATATATAAATACGACATTCTTTCGGCTCGCCTGCGGGAATTGGCTTTCCTGAACAGCGGTATCCGATTGGTTATTTTCGACAAACGCGAGCGGGACGAAAACGGCGAATTTAAAAGAGAAGAATTCTACTCTGAAGCTGGTTTGTCCGAATTTGTTGATTACCTGGATGGTACGCGGGAGCGGTTGATTGACGAGACCATTCACATTACAACAGAGAAAAACAGTGTTCCGGTAGAAATTGCGATGACGTATAATTCCTCGTTCACCGAGAACATTCACGCATACGTCAACAATATTAACACCATTGAAGGAGGTACGCACCTGACCGGTTTTCGTCGCGGGTTAACCCGTACCCTGAAAAACTATGCGGAAGCCAGCGGAATGCTTGCCAAGCTGAAATTTGACATTAGTGGTGACGACTTCCGCGAAGGATTGACTGCTGTTGTTTCGGTAAAAGTGGCAGAGCCTCAGTTTGAAGGACAAACAAAAACCAAACTGGGGAACTCGGAAGTTAGTGCTTCTGTTGATCAGGCGGTGAGCGAAATGCTTTCGTATTACCTGGAAGAGCATCCTAAAGATGCCAAAACCATTGTGAACAAAGTCGTTCTTGCGGCTCAGGCGCGACATGCTGCCCGCAAGGCAAGGGAACTGGTTCAGCGTAAAACTGTTTTATCGGGAGGCGGCCTACCGGGAAAACTGGCTGACTGCTCGGAAAAAGACCCCGAACAATGCGAGGTTTTCCTCGTCGAGGGTGATTCGGCAGGCGGAACGGCCAAACAAGGCCGTGATCGTCGTTTCCAGGCAATTCTTCCTTTAAGGGGAAAAATCCTGAACGTGGAAAAAGCCATGTCGCACAAGGTTTTCGAAAGTGAAGAAATTCGCAACATCTATACAGCCTTAGGTGTCACGGTAGGAACCGAAGAAGACCAGAAAGCGCTGAATATTGAAAAATTGCGGTACCACAAGATTGTGATCATGACCGATGCCGATGTCGATGGTTCTCACATCGCAACACTTATCATGACCTTCTTTTTCCGCTACATGCAAGATTTGATTCAGGCCGGATACATCTACATTGCCACACCACCACTCTATCAGGTTCGAAAAGGCAAGAAAGAAACCTACTGCTGGACGGAGCAGCAACGCATCGTCCTGATTGAGGAGTGGGGAGGTGGAAGTGAAAGTAACCTGCATATTCAGCGATACAAAGGTTTGGGTGAGATGAATGCCGAGCAGCTTTGGGATACCACGATGAATCCCGAACAACGGACATTGCGGCAGGTAACCATTGAAAACGCTGCCGAAGCCGACCACATTTTCTCCATGCTTATGGGAGACGATGTACCACCCCGAAAGAAGTTTATAGAGGACAACGCCACATACGCGAATATCGATATATAA
- the dapF gene encoding diaminopimelate epimerase, with amino-acid sequence MKTKFYKYQGAGNDFVILDNRDGHFDGDNVELVASICDRRFGVGADGLMLLQVHPEYDFVMRYFNADGREASMCGNGGRCIVAFARKLGIIHNNTRFLAVDGIHEAVIDDNDLVNLKMQNVPEVESGGDYFFLNTGSPHYVRFADDVDAIDVVKEGRKIRNSERFAAEGTNVNFVQLRDNGIKVYTYERGVEDETLACGTGITASALCAALKTGKKEGSFPVEAKGGQLEVAFKRTGNQFAGIWLKGPATFVFDGTIVID; translated from the coding sequence ATGAAAACAAAGTTTTACAAATACCAGGGAGCAGGAAACGATTTTGTCATCCTCGATAATCGTGATGGACACTTCGACGGGGACAATGTGGAGCTGGTTGCTTCCATTTGCGACAGAAGGTTTGGCGTCGGAGCTGACGGGCTGATGCTGCTGCAGGTGCATCCGGAGTATGATTTTGTAATGCGCTACTTCAATGCCGATGGACGGGAGGCCAGTATGTGTGGAAACGGAGGGCGGTGCATCGTGGCTTTCGCCCGGAAATTAGGCATTATCCATAATAATACCCGCTTTTTGGCCGTTGATGGTATACACGAAGCGGTCATTGATGATAATGATCTGGTTAACCTGAAAATGCAAAACGTCCCGGAGGTTGAAAGTGGGGGAGATTATTTCTTTTTGAATACCGGCTCTCCTCATTACGTTCGGTTTGCAGATGATGTTGATGCGATTGATGTAGTGAAAGAAGGTAGAAAAATCAGAAATTCAGAACGTTTTGCTGCAGAAGGAACCAATGTCAACTTTGTCCAACTTCGTGACAATGGAATAAAAGTTTATACCTACGAACGTGGTGTAGAGGATGAAACCCTTGCGTGTGGAACTGGAATTACTGCATCGGCTTTATGTGCGGCCCTAAAAACCGGAAAAAAAGAAGGTTCTTTTCCGGTGGAAGCCAAAGGCGGGCAGCTGGAGGTTGCATTCAAACGTACCGGGAATCAATTTGCCGGGATTTGGTTAAAAGGCCCTGCCACTTTTGTTTTTGATGGAACAATCGTAATTGACTAA
- a CDS encoding cache domain-containing protein: MKEKMREHLNLFKSVSMPGFFGRAFFITFSVTFLLVFIVYNFSEWYSFRVNRALRINQIFNQEKSNLETKVDGEIDYITYRRAEYIDNLKSSLSRSVESAANMATAMWTRYHNVYPEQKVREMILTSLSAFIGPGMKGQLFVNTLGGKSVIFPGHEMDTGKNLTSFHDSLGNYVVRKELKLLREKDSGFLEYYDANNQHLDKIAFVKRVDALGWYIGHRVYPEDFVGEIQKSIVHKLTEQWKNSGDVIFINKFDGTPIIVDGLPYKGKENLLTNAPENKITVFRQELNLVKQNKNGGFFQCSWYNQVRKTSDSIMVFVHSVPEWHWIVGGVAYMSDARKLAEKEDQQLKSKYFKTVVTTLVVLCVFSLIFFFFLNFYYKRFYDDINWFISYFRHPKGRYIQTGKIHFKEIRALGESANTMMTARLRIEDELIFNQRALKHLFNVAPVAMVVVVDEDQIEMANHAFEKLFEFSQQEVIGKSLNSLVCKDASDRISLKDIGKEGNRAGLERELIRYTRTGKKLLVSAIFTLLNSHEGKHQMLHIYRNITDEREREKQLKNALHKAEEADKLKSAFLANMSHEIRTPMNAIFGFTELLGDSDIPSDEQQLYITYIQKSGDTLLHLIDDIIDFSKIEAGQLALTKAPFTVNGALIDLIRLYQKMVADEKGGKVEMRFQPGLPGSFKLNSDVVRVRQILSNLLSNAFKFTSEGHIVVTYEVKGNYVVFKVEDTGIGIAKKNQQLIFERFRQAEPAYNRSFGGAGLGLSICKGLVELLGGEIGVESEYGKGSVFYFTIPLD, translated from the coding sequence ATGAAAGAAAAAATGCGGGAACACCTAAACCTTTTTAAGTCGGTATCGATGCCCGGTTTTTTCGGTCGCGCGTTTTTTATTACTTTTTCGGTTACCTTCCTTTTAGTCTTCATCGTTTATAATTTTTCTGAGTGGTATAGTTTCCGGGTAAACAGAGCACTGCGTATTAACCAGATTTTTAATCAGGAAAAGTCAAATCTTGAAACGAAAGTGGATGGTGAAATTGATTATATCACTTATCGTCGGGCGGAATACATTGATAACCTGAAATCATCCCTCTCCCGAAGTGTTGAATCGGCTGCTAATATGGCTACGGCCATGTGGACCAGATACCATAATGTTTATCCGGAGCAAAAAGTAAGGGAAATGATTCTCACCTCGCTCTCGGCATTTATTGGGCCGGGAATGAAGGGGCAACTTTTTGTCAATACACTTGGCGGGAAGAGTGTCATCTTTCCGGGACACGAAATGGATACGGGAAAGAATCTAACGAGTTTTCATGATTCGCTGGGAAATTACGTCGTTAGAAAAGAGTTAAAACTACTTCGAGAGAAGGATAGCGGATTTTTGGAGTATTATGACGCGAACAATCAGCATCTGGATAAAATAGCTTTCGTTAAACGTGTTGATGCTTTGGGATGGTACATCGGACACCGGGTTTACCCGGAGGACTTTGTGGGCGAAATACAGAAAAGCATCGTTCATAAGTTGACTGAACAATGGAAGAACTCGGGTGATGTTATCTTTATCAATAAATTCGATGGAACCCCCATCATCGTGGATGGTTTACCTTACAAGGGGAAGGAGAATTTGTTAACCAATGCTCCTGAAAACAAAATCACAGTATTCCGGCAAGAGCTGAATTTGGTAAAGCAAAATAAGAATGGTGGTTTTTTCCAGTGTAGTTGGTACAACCAGGTACGCAAAACGTCTGACAGTATCATGGTTTTTGTGCATTCGGTTCCTGAATGGCACTGGATTGTCGGAGGTGTCGCTTATATGTCTGATGCCCGAAAACTTGCAGAAAAAGAGGATCAGCAACTAAAGAGTAAGTACTTTAAAACAGTTGTGACCACGTTGGTTGTTTTATGTGTTTTCTCACTCATATTTTTCTTCTTCCTGAATTTTTACTACAAACGGTTTTACGACGATATCAACTGGTTTATCAGTTATTTCCGGCACCCGAAAGGACGTTATATTCAGACCGGGAAAATTCATTTTAAGGAAATTCGCGCTTTAGGCGAATCCGCAAATACAATGATGACGGCCCGATTAAGAATCGAAGATGAACTGATTTTCAATCAACGTGCCCTCAAACATCTGTTTAATGTTGCTCCGGTAGCAATGGTCGTGGTTGTTGACGAAGACCAAATTGAAATGGCTAATCACGCCTTTGAAAAGCTTTTTGAGTTTTCTCAGCAAGAAGTGATTGGTAAATCGTTGAATTCATTGGTTTGTAAAGATGCATCGGATAGGATTTCCCTGAAAGACATTGGAAAGGAAGGTAATCGGGCCGGATTGGAACGTGAACTTATCCGTTATACACGTACAGGCAAGAAGTTGCTTGTTTCCGCCATTTTTACATTGCTAAACAGCCATGAGGGAAAGCATCAAATGCTTCATATTTACCGGAATATTACGGATGAACGCGAGCGGGAGAAACAATTGAAAAACGCATTGCACAAAGCGGAAGAAGCCGATAAACTAAAATCGGCCTTTTTAGCCAATATGTCGCACGAGATACGAACTCCAATGAATGCGATATTTGGGTTCACTGAATTGTTGGGTGATTCGGATATCCCTTCAGATGAACAGCAATTGTATATTACATACATACAGAAGAGCGGTGATACCTTGTTGCATTTAATCGATGATATCATTGATTTTTCGAAAATCGAAGCCGGACAGTTGGCACTGACCAAAGCACCTTTTACGGTGAACGGGGCATTAATTGATTTGATTCGACTCTATCAGAAAATGGTAGCTGACGAAAAGGGTGGAAAAGTAGAGATGCGTTTTCAACCAGGCCTTCCTGGTTCCTTTAAACTGAATTCTGATGTGGTACGCGTTCGACAGATTTTGAGTAACTTATTATCTAACGCATTCAAATTTACTTCAGAAGGGCATATTGTTGTAACGTATGAGGTGAAGGGGAATTACGTGGTATTTAAGGTTGAAGATACCGGTATCGGCATTGCTAAAAAGAATCAGCAACTTATATTTGAACGTTTCCGCCAGGCGGAACCTGCTTATAACCGGAGTTTCGGAGGGGCCGGACTGGGATTATCGATTTGCAAAGGCCTGGTAGAATTACTCGGCGGTGAAATTGGCGTCGAATCAGAATATGGCAAGGGTTCCGTCTTTTATTTTACCATCCCGCTAGACTGA
- a CDS encoding TIGR00730 family Rossman fold protein, protein MNICVFCSSSNAIADVYFGEARLLGTLIGDNHHNIVYGGSNVGLMHTCADAARQAGAVSLGIIPQSIHDRNLASEYDDELIVTPSMRERKYLMRKRSDAFIALPGGFGTLEEILEVITLKQLNYHNKPIVFINTNGFYDALLQQFQRSYDEIFAREEYKKMYYVATDAQDAMNYVKSYQPEELKTKWFDVPGEK, encoded by the coding sequence GTGAATATCTGTGTTTTCTGCTCTTCGAGCAATGCCATTGCTGATGTTTATTTCGGGGAAGCCCGGTTACTGGGAACCTTAATCGGTGACAACCACCATAACATTGTATACGGTGGTTCGAATGTTGGATTGATGCACACCTGTGCTGATGCCGCACGACAGGCAGGAGCCGTTTCGCTGGGCATTATTCCGCAATCCATTCACGACCGCAACCTGGCTTCGGAGTACGACGACGAACTGATTGTAACGCCCAGCATGCGTGAGCGCAAATACCTGATGCGGAAACGATCGGATGCTTTTATTGCTCTTCCGGGCGGATTTGGTACACTTGAAGAGATTCTTGAGGTAATCACTTTGAAGCAGCTCAATTATCACAATAAACCCATTGTATTTATCAATACAAACGGATTCTATGACGCACTGCTACAACAGTTTCAACGCTCATACGATGAAATATTTGCCCGGGAGGAATACAAGAAGATGTATTATGTGGCAACTGACGCACAAGATGCCATGAATTATGTAAAAAGCTACCAACCTGAAGAGCTCAAAACCAAATGGTTTGACGTTCCGGGGGAAAAATAA
- a CDS encoding tetratricopeptide repeat protein gives MKFISKSFVTLCLVLAVTMAGYAQPVTRPTGIDENYRTALELFQTRKFSSAYQEFDKIIKQSGPSSGMYAEAVYYKAVCALEMGNRNGKQELEDFIDKYPNSPQISMAHFRLANVVFANKRYRQAIKDYEKTDAYLLPKAESDEYKFKLGYCYLDNGENEKAKTYFYDLKSKRGKFSHAAAYYWAHINYLEGNYETALLEFQKLKDDRQYSGIVPFYTAQIYFMQKKYDEVIKMAPPLLQAASPERKIDISKIIGNSYFQTEQYGKALPYLSDYMKNTAKPTADDYYVIGICEYKTGDDKQAISDLERATRDKDAVAQNAYYHLAGAYLKQDQKQKAMMAFSNASEMSFDPKIKEDALFQYAKITYELDYSPFNEAIKAFDKYITLYPNSERNDVAYDYLVKVFMTTRNYKDALASLDKIKVKSPAIKKAYQRVAYYRALEFFRDTKLKQAIGLFNKSLQYNQYNDELKALAYYWKGEAEYRLNDKEAAILDYRRFQATAGSYRMKKEYALSNYNIGYAYFDQEKYGQAASWFRKFLTFPHDKDPKQVADAYNRLGDCAYVQRNFQDATAQYQKAYHMNTYDADYALFQTAFCYGLLHKQQQKINDLNKLQVQFPDSRYRDDAIFETGHAWERANNDDNAKKSFKYLIVNYPNSPYQSKALLQLGLLSFNENDYNNSLSYYKQVVEKYPNTPEAKAALTGIRNNYVELNQVEDYFTYAQSLGKTATPSQSEQDSLLYTSAENLYMKQSPQAMDALTSYLSRFSDGVFAINAHFYRGELFYNQQNLEQAATDYDYVLSRGENIFSEQALVKASEIAYREKDYRKALALYTRLEKQSNNSKNNLIALTGILHCNYELKKYQAVTEAGWKIRNTEKVPEEISREAEYKAAKAYQALNEPTKAYTLFRKLSKDTKTAEGAEAKYQVCQYYYDHNQLKAAEDEVMNFIDKNTPHQYWLAKSFILLAHVYEKEGDLFQATHTLRSIIENYGEPDDGIIKESELYLKDLEAKQKAQSAAQSQQDAVTTSSTGSIRSNQ, from the coding sequence ATGAAATTCATATCTAAATCGTTCGTTACGCTTTGTTTGGTATTGGCCGTCACCATGGCGGGTTATGCTCAGCCGGTAACCCGTCCAACCGGTATTGACGAAAATTACCGGACAGCCCTGGAGCTTTTCCAAACTCGAAAATTCAGCTCTGCTTACCAGGAGTTTGATAAGATCATCAAACAAAGCGGGCCCTCATCGGGGATGTATGCCGAAGCAGTTTACTATAAAGCTGTTTGTGCCCTGGAAATGGGAAACAGAAACGGAAAACAGGAGTTGGAAGATTTCATCGATAAATATCCCAACTCTCCGCAGATCTCCATGGCTCATTTTCGTCTGGCGAATGTGGTGTTTGCCAACAAACGCTACCGACAGGCGATAAAGGATTACGAGAAAACAGATGCCTACCTTCTGCCCAAAGCCGAAAGCGACGAGTATAAATTCAAGCTGGGTTATTGCTATCTGGACAACGGAGAGAACGAAAAAGCCAAAACCTATTTCTACGATTTGAAAAGTAAACGAGGCAAATTTTCCCATGCGGCAGCCTATTACTGGGCGCACATTAATTACCTCGAAGGAAATTATGAAACGGCACTGCTGGAATTTCAAAAGCTGAAAGACGACCGGCAGTATTCAGGGATTGTCCCGTTTTACACGGCACAGATCTATTTCATGCAGAAAAAATATGATGAGGTGATCAAGATGGCGCCTCCGTTGCTGCAAGCCGCATCACCGGAGCGTAAAATCGACATCTCCAAAATCATCGGGAACTCTTATTTTCAAACTGAACAGTACGGCAAGGCGCTTCCGTATCTGAGCGATTACATGAAAAATACGGCTAAACCAACAGCTGACGATTACTATGTTATCGGGATTTGTGAATATAAAACCGGCGACGATAAACAGGCCATATCCGATCTGGAACGGGCCACACGTGACAAAGATGCGGTGGCACAGAACGCCTATTACCATTTGGCCGGAGCTTATCTGAAACAAGATCAAAAGCAAAAAGCGATGATGGCTTTTTCGAATGCGTCGGAAATGAGTTTCGATCCCAAAATAAAGGAAGATGCACTGTTTCAGTATGCCAAAATTACTTACGAACTCGACTATTCGCCGTTTAACGAAGCCATCAAGGCGTTCGATAAGTACATCACACTGTATCCCAATTCGGAACGTAACGATGTGGCATATGACTACCTGGTGAAAGTGTTCATGACGACACGCAACTACAAAGATGCGTTAGCTTCGCTGGATAAAATCAAAGTAAAAAGTCCGGCCATCAAAAAAGCGTATCAGCGGGTAGCCTACTATCGTGCGCTGGAATTTTTCCGCGATACGAAACTGAAGCAGGCCATTGGGTTATTCAATAAGTCATTACAATACAATCAATACAACGACGAACTGAAAGCGCTGGCTTATTACTGGAAAGGGGAAGCGGAATACCGCCTGAACGATAAGGAAGCCGCTATCCTCGATTACCGTCGTTTCCAGGCGACAGCTGGTTCTTACCGGATGAAAAAAGAATATGCACTTTCGAACTACAACATCGGTTATGCCTATTTCGATCAGGAAAAGTACGGTCAGGCTGCCAGTTGGTTCCGTAAGTTTCTCACCTTCCCGCACGACAAAGATCCGAAGCAGGTAGCCGATGCCTATAACCGGTTAGGCGATTGTGCTTATGTACAGCGCAATTTCCAGGATGCAACCGCACAGTATCAGAAAGCGTACCACATGAACACCTACGATGCAGATTACGCATTGTTTCAAACGGCTTTTTGCTATGGATTACTACATAAGCAACAGCAAAAAATCAATGACCTGAATAAACTGCAGGTTCAGTTCCCCGATTCGCGCTACCGCGATGACGCCATTTTTGAAACGGGTCATGCATGGGAACGGGCAAACAACGATGACAATGCGAAGAAGAGCTTCAAATATCTGATCGTCAATTATCCGAACAGTCCATATCAGTCAAAAGCACTGCTACAATTGGGACTCCTAAGTTTTAACGAAAATGATTACAACAACTCGCTTTCGTATTACAAGCAGGTCGTTGAGAAATATCCGAATACACCGGAAGCAAAAGCAGCATTGACGGGTATCCGGAATAATTATGTAGAGTTGAACCAGGTAGAGGATTATTTCACGTATGCCCAAAGCTTAGGAAAAACCGCCACACCTTCGCAATCAGAACAAGATTCGCTGCTGTATACTTCGGCTGAAAACCTTTACATGAAGCAAAGCCCCCAAGCAATGGATGCGTTGACAAGTTATCTCAGCCGCTTTTCGGACGGAGTATTTGCCATCAATGCACATTTCTACCGTGGCGAACTATTTTACAATCAACAAAACCTCGAACAGGCTGCCACCGATTACGACTACGTACTAAGTCGTGGTGAAAATATCTTCTCTGAGCAGGCGCTGGTCAAAGCATCTGAAATTGCCTACCGGGAAAAAGACTACAGGAAAGCGCTTGCCTTGTACACTCGTCTCGAAAAGCAATCCAACAATTCCAAAAACAATTTGATTGCTCTAACCGGAATACTCCATTGTAACTACGAATTGAAAAAATACCAGGCAGTGACTGAAGCGGGCTGGAAAATCCGGAATACAGAGAAAGTACCGGAAGAAATTTCGCGCGAAGCGGAATACAAGGCGGCCAAAGCTTACCAGGCACTCAACGAACCAACCAAAGCTTACACGTTGTTCCGCAAGTTATCGAAGGACACCAAAACGGCCGAGGGTGCCGAAGCGAAATACCAGGTGTGCCAATACTATTACGATCACAACCAATTGAAGGCCGCGGAAGATGAGGTGATGAATTTCATCGATAAAAATACGCCGCACCAATATTGGCTGGCCAAAAGTTTCATCCTGCTGGCCCATGTGTATGAAAAAGAAGGAGACCTGTTTCAGGCAACACACACCCTCCGGAGTATCATCGAAAATTACGGGGAGCCCGACGATGGGATCATCAAGGAGTCGGAACTTTATCTGAAAGATTTGGAAGCAAAACAGAAAGCACAATCGGCTGCACAAAGCCAGCAGGACGCTGTTACAACTTCCTCAACCGGTTCCATTCGTTCCAACCAATAA